One region of Anaeromyxobacter paludicola genomic DNA includes:
- a CDS encoding HEAT repeat domain-containing protein gives MGLFGLFGSKEEREKNALRKAAQKLTEKYGPAENRQQVIERLAGQGTPAALATLCLRFTIRAENGVTDDEEKEMVRRALVEAGDGAVGPVKEFLLQQESGVAWGLRVLSELSGPAEVETTVLALLVKLGREYTRDPEKKLVLLSWLSEHPAQGGSGRPSAIEDALVPLLEDFSDDVRISATRVLSRQPLTEKVREALIALLLRDKDNARVRGEVLSALTDLGADVKGHRPAVEPLLVEPWYLDREGQVKKRP, from the coding sequence GTGGGACTGTTCGGCCTGTTCGGCTCCAAGGAGGAGCGCGAGAAGAACGCGCTCCGCAAGGCGGCCCAGAAGCTCACCGAGAAGTACGGCCCTGCCGAGAACCGGCAGCAGGTAATCGAGCGGCTCGCCGGCCAGGGGACGCCCGCCGCCCTCGCGACGCTCTGCCTGCGCTTCACCATCCGGGCCGAGAACGGCGTCACCGACGACGAGGAGAAGGAGATGGTCCGCCGGGCGCTGGTCGAGGCCGGCGACGGCGCGGTGGGACCGGTGAAGGAGTTCCTCCTGCAGCAGGAGTCCGGGGTGGCCTGGGGGCTGCGCGTCCTCTCCGAGCTCTCCGGGCCCGCCGAGGTCGAGACCACCGTGCTCGCCCTGCTCGTCAAGCTCGGGCGCGAGTACACCCGGGATCCCGAGAAGAAGCTGGTCCTCCTCTCCTGGCTCTCCGAGCACCCCGCCCAGGGCGGCTCCGGCCGGCCCTCGGCCATCGAGGACGCGCTGGTGCCGCTCCTCGAGGACTTCTCCGACGACGTGCGCATCAGCGCCACCCGGGTCCTCTCCCGCCAGCCGCTCACCGAGAAGGTGCGGGAGGCGCTCATCGCGCTCCTGCTGCGGGACAAGGACAACGCCCGCGTGCGCGGCGAGGTGCTCTCGGCCCTGACCGACCTCGGGGCCGACGTGAAGGGGCACCGCCCCGCGGTCGAGCCGCTGCTCGTCGAGCCCTGGTACCTCGACCGCGAGGGCCAGGTGAAGAAGCGCCCTTGA
- a CDS encoding SurA N-terminal domain-containing protein gives MKRPFGISTALFLALAAGPAPARPADPPAAPLPADEVVAVIRTSTGAPPTVVTLSRLGEEARIALVSRGALGAAAAALDRPALRAALDWLVDQTLLSDEAARLDVFRVEPAEAAAEVRRFQERFPSLAEYRAFLARNDLAEEELAAVLRRTLRVERYVQGRLSRAARVTDAEVEAAWRERPELARRPLDQQRAAIRARLAEDRTRAELRALLGELRARAEVRLLDPLGGPDA, from the coding sequence ATGAAGCGCCCCTTCGGTATCTCGACGGCCCTGTTCCTGGCCCTCGCCGCCGGGCCGGCCCCCGCCCGCCCCGCGGATCCGCCCGCCGCCCCGCTCCCGGCCGACGAGGTGGTGGCCGTGATCCGCACCTCGACCGGCGCCCCGCCCACCGTGGTGACGCTGTCGCGCCTCGGCGAGGAGGCCCGGATCGCGCTGGTCTCGCGAGGCGCGCTCGGGGCCGCCGCGGCCGCCCTCGACCGGCCGGCGCTCCGGGCCGCGCTCGACTGGCTCGTGGACCAGACGCTGCTCTCCGACGAGGCGGCCCGGCTCGACGTCTTCCGGGTGGAGCCGGCCGAGGCCGCCGCGGAGGTGCGCCGGTTCCAGGAGCGGTTCCCGAGCCTGGCGGAGTACCGGGCCTTCCTCGCCCGCAACGACCTCGCCGAGGAGGAGCTCGCGGCGGTGCTGCGGCGGACGCTGCGGGTGGAGCGGTACGTCCAGGGGCGCCTCTCGCGCGCCGCCCGGGTGACCGACGCCGAGGTCGAGGCCGCCTGGCGCGAGCGCCCGGAGCTGGCGCGCCGCCCCCTCGACCAGCAGCGGGCCGCCATCCGCGCCCGCCTCGCCGAGGACCGGACCCGCGCCGAGCTGCGCGCGCTGCTCGGCGAGCTGCGCGCCCGGGCCGAGGTGCGGCTCCTCGATCCGCTCGGAGGGCCCGATGCGTAG
- the rimI gene encoding ribosomal protein S18-alanine N-acetyltransferase codes for MRRPAPPGVQESPFLFRRMVEDDLDRVMEIELQAFSHPWSAELFRRELTHPWSTVLLATEPRPAPEGRREQLLGFVIYWLVHDELHVLNVAVAGEERRRGVARALLEEMSARGRLAGAVLATLEVRRSNRPAIALYESLGYRRVGLRPNYYVDEGEDAIVMNADL; via the coding sequence ATGCGTAGGCCCGCGCCGCCCGGCGTCCAGGAGTCGCCCTTCCTCTTCCGGCGCATGGTGGAGGACGACCTCGACCGGGTGATGGAGATCGAGCTGCAGGCCTTCAGCCACCCGTGGTCGGCCGAGCTGTTCCGGCGCGAGCTCACCCACCCCTGGTCCACCGTGCTCCTCGCCACCGAGCCGCGGCCGGCCCCCGAGGGCCGCCGGGAGCAGCTGCTCGGCTTCGTCATCTACTGGCTGGTGCACGACGAGCTGCACGTGCTCAACGTGGCGGTGGCGGGGGAGGAGCGGCGGCGGGGCGTGGCCCGCGCGCTCCTCGAGGAGATGTCGGCGCGGGGGCGGCTCGCCGGCGCGGTGCTGGCCACGCTCGAGGTCCGGCGCAGCAACCGGCCCGCGATCGCCCTCTACGAGAGCCTGGGCTACCGGCGCGTCGGCCTGCGCCCCAACTACTACGTGGACGAGGGCGAGGACGCGATCGTCATGAACGCCGACCTCTAG
- a CDS encoding DnaJ C-terminal domain-containing protein, which yields MPEHDLYDILGVARAASADEIKKAYRRLAKKYHPDVNPGNKAAEEKFKEVTAAFEVLSDQKKRALYDEFGPDSLRSGFDEKKAEAYRQWKRQGAPAGGMPFDFGDYERVHVGDFGDFDFGDLFGQIFGGGRAGRARARRGPTQGANAEAELAIDLRDAVTGAERDVRIEGRTLRVKIPAGVSDGAQIRLAGQGGPGANGGAAGDLYLRIRLREHPLVRRDGRDLTLDLPVTVPEAALGAEVTMPTFEGPVKLRVPAGAQSGTRLRLRGKGLPDLKGGARGDLYAVVRIVLPEASDRLQQAVQPLQPLYKGDPRAGLSL from the coding sequence GTGCCCGAGCACGACCTGTACGACATCCTGGGGGTGGCGCGCGCCGCTTCCGCCGACGAGATCAAGAAGGCCTACCGGCGGCTGGCGAAGAAGTACCACCCCGACGTGAACCCGGGGAACAAGGCGGCGGAGGAGAAGTTCAAGGAGGTCACCGCCGCCTTCGAGGTGCTCTCGGACCAGAAGAAGCGGGCCCTCTACGACGAGTTCGGCCCGGACTCCCTCCGGAGCGGCTTCGACGAGAAGAAGGCCGAGGCCTACCGGCAGTGGAAGCGGCAGGGGGCGCCGGCGGGCGGGATGCCCTTCGACTTCGGCGACTACGAGCGGGTGCACGTCGGCGACTTCGGCGACTTCGACTTCGGCGACCTCTTCGGCCAGATCTTCGGCGGCGGCCGGGCCGGCCGGGCCCGGGCGCGCCGGGGCCCGACGCAGGGGGCCAACGCGGAGGCCGAGCTCGCCATCGACCTGCGCGACGCCGTGACCGGCGCGGAGCGGGACGTCCGGATCGAGGGGCGCACCCTGCGCGTGAAGATCCCGGCCGGCGTCTCCGACGGCGCGCAGATCCGGCTCGCGGGCCAGGGTGGGCCGGGCGCGAACGGCGGGGCGGCGGGCGACCTCTACCTCCGGATCCGGCTGCGCGAGCACCCGCTCGTCCGCCGGGACGGCCGCGACCTCACCCTCGACCTGCCGGTCACGGTGCCCGAGGCGGCCCTCGGGGCCGAGGTGACCATGCCCACCTTCGAGGGCCCCGTGAAGCTCCGGGTCCCCGCCGGCGCCCAGAGCGGCACGCGGCTCAGGCTGCGGGGCAAGGGGCTGCCGGACCTCAAGGGCGGCGCCCGCGGCGACCTCTACGCCGTCGTGCGCATCGTGCTCCCGGAGGCGAGCGACCGCCTCCAGCAGGCGGTGCAGCCGCTCCAGCCGCTGTACAAAGGCGACCCGCGGGCGGGCCTGTCGTTGTAG
- a CDS encoding quinone-dependent dihydroorotate dehydrogenase, with the protein MLWPAARSLLFRLDPERVHGLAIPVLRALGRPAVAGVVRPAARPALRTRCLGLDFPNPLGMAAGFDKGEVIAPGLFALGFGAVEIGTITPRPQPGNPRPRLFRLPQHRAILNRMGFNNDGAETCAARLAALRPEDRPGVLGVNIGKNKVTPNEEAEKDYLACIDRLHPFADYLVVNLSSPNTPGLRELQGRAHLERLLGACMNRLGQLPRPPPLLVKLAPDLTPEALDEAVDVALESGVQGIVATNTTIQRPGPVASHRRAGEAGGLSGAPLEALATAAVKRIYVRVGTRLPVIGVGGVMTAASAYAKIRAGSSLVQAYTGFIYGGPRFVPEVLSGLEALLKRDGFARLEDAVGADCR; encoded by the coding sequence ATGCTCTGGCCCGCCGCCCGCAGCCTCCTCTTCCGCCTCGACCCGGAGCGCGTCCACGGACTCGCCATCCCGGTGCTGCGCGCGCTCGGGCGGCCGGCCGTGGCGGGCGTGGTCCGGCCGGCGGCGCGGCCCGCCCTCCGGACGCGCTGCCTCGGCCTCGACTTCCCGAACCCGCTCGGCATGGCCGCCGGCTTCGACAAGGGCGAGGTGATCGCCCCCGGGCTGTTCGCGCTCGGCTTCGGCGCGGTCGAGATCGGGACCATCACCCCGCGGCCGCAGCCCGGCAACCCCCGGCCGCGCCTGTTCCGGCTGCCCCAGCACCGGGCCATCCTCAACCGGATGGGCTTCAACAACGACGGCGCCGAGACCTGCGCCGCCCGGCTCGCCGCCTTGCGGCCCGAGGACCGGCCCGGGGTGCTCGGCGTCAACATCGGCAAGAACAAGGTGACGCCCAACGAGGAGGCCGAGAAGGACTACCTCGCCTGCATCGACCGGCTCCACCCGTTCGCCGACTACCTCGTCGTGAACCTCTCGTCCCCCAACACGCCGGGGCTGCGGGAGCTGCAGGGCCGGGCGCACCTCGAGCGGCTCCTCGGCGCCTGCATGAACCGGCTCGGCCAGCTTCCCCGGCCGCCGCCGCTCCTGGTGAAGCTCGCGCCCGACCTGACCCCCGAGGCGCTCGACGAGGCGGTGGACGTCGCCCTCGAGAGCGGGGTCCAGGGCATCGTCGCCACCAACACCACCATCCAGCGGCCCGGGCCGGTCGCCTCCCACCGGCGCGCCGGGGAGGCGGGGGGGCTGTCGGGGGCACCCCTGGAGGCCCTGGCGACCGCCGCCGTGAAGCGCATCTATGTCCGCGTGGGGACTCGTCTTCCGGTCATCGGGGTGGGGGGGGTGATGACGGCCGCCTCCGCCTATGCGAAGATCCGGGCCGGTTCGTCGCTGGTGCAGGCGTATACCGGGTTCATCTACGGAGGCCCGCGTTTCGTTCCCGAGGTGCTGTCCGGCCTCGAGGCGCTGCTGAAGCGGGACGGATTCGCTCGACTGGAGGACGCGGTCGGCGCCGATTGTCGTTGA
- a CDS encoding phasin family protein, with product MADLQEMFKEAWSQALVGVNRAEAEAEKVLQKLVDAAGISPEEMKKHAREFGERLGAQRQELERTIDEAVRRAAQRFKVPTREDIEQLKQRLDAVNQRLDAMAREKDAAAGEKQA from the coding sequence ATGGCCGACCTGCAGGAGATGTTCAAGGAAGCCTGGTCGCAGGCGCTCGTCGGCGTGAACCGCGCCGAGGCCGAGGCCGAGAAGGTCCTCCAGAAGCTCGTGGACGCCGCCGGCATCTCGCCCGAGGAGATGAAGAAGCACGCCCGCGAGTTCGGCGAGCGGCTCGGCGCGCAGCGCCAGGAGCTCGAGCGGACCATCGACGAGGCGGTGCGCCGCGCGGCCCAGCGCTTCAAGGTGCCCACGCGCGAGGACATCGAGCAGCTGAAGCAGCGGCTCGACGCCGTGAACCAGCGGCTCGACGCCATGGCCAGGGAGAAGGACGCCGCGGCCGGGGAGAAGCAGGCTTGA
- a CDS encoding S9 family peptidase: MVATICALLLATSPEARVAESFLHQYAETRRFAAGRPASARLTPDGAAALFLRSGPRSPVQSLFETDLATGQTRELLSAATLLAGAAQVLSPAEKARLERERISARGLTHFELSRDGRRVVVAVGGRLWLYERGTGAVRPLGTGSGAVDPKLSPDGARLAFVRAHDLWVVDVETGAERQLTTGGTAEVSHGLAEFVAQEELDRRSGFWWSPDGQALAYAEADTRGVEKLALADPVHPERGAEPVPYPRAGRANARVRVGVVPARGGETTWLAWDAERHPYLAAVAWEEGAPLSLVVLDRAQREALLLAAEPGGRVRTLLAERDPAWVNARPGFPRWLPGGAGFLWVTERRGAPELELRRPDGALDQVLVPASGRFEALAGVDPATRTVWFTGSPDPTATRLYRVRPGSAVEPVDFAGEGAAWRSATLARGGGALLVSTASSRQQPRQVAFRTDGTRLAELPSVAEAPPLQPTTELRRVGAGPGFYAAVTRPRDFRPGQKLPVVVQVYGGPHHREVQQVPKLLDQWLADQGFLVVSFDGRGTPGRGRDFERAIQGDFAGPALDDQVAALKALAAELPELDLARVGATGWSFGGYLAALAVLRRPDVFRAAVAGAPVADWRDYDTCYTERYLGLLPEAAAAYDRSSLLTYAPALARPLLLVHGTVDDNVWLSHTLKLSDALFRAGKRHEVLPLSGLTHMVPDPVVTERLQERIAGFFREHLEAGARPIH; this comes from the coding sequence ATGGTCGCCACGATCTGCGCGCTGCTCCTCGCCACCTCGCCGGAGGCCCGCGTGGCCGAGTCCTTCCTCCACCAGTACGCCGAGACGCGCCGCTTCGCCGCGGGGCGCCCGGCCTCGGCCCGGCTCACGCCCGACGGCGCCGCGGCCCTCTTCCTCCGCTCCGGCCCGCGCTCGCCGGTCCAGTCGCTGTTCGAGACCGACCTCGCCACCGGCCAGACCCGCGAGCTCCTCTCGGCCGCGACCCTCCTCGCCGGGGCCGCCCAGGTGCTCTCGCCCGCGGAGAAGGCGCGGCTCGAGCGGGAGCGGATCAGCGCCCGCGGCCTGACCCACTTCGAGCTGTCGCGGGACGGCCGGCGCGTGGTGGTCGCCGTCGGCGGCCGGCTCTGGCTCTACGAGCGCGGCACGGGCGCCGTCCGGCCGCTCGGGACGGGGTCGGGCGCGGTGGACCCGAAGCTCTCGCCCGACGGCGCCCGGCTCGCCTTCGTGCGGGCACACGACCTCTGGGTGGTGGACGTCGAGACCGGCGCGGAGCGCCAGCTCACGACCGGCGGCACCGCCGAGGTGAGCCACGGGCTCGCCGAGTTCGTGGCGCAGGAGGAGCTCGACCGCCGCTCCGGGTTCTGGTGGTCGCCGGACGGGCAGGCCCTCGCCTACGCGGAGGCCGACACCCGCGGCGTCGAGAAGCTCGCGCTGGCCGACCCCGTCCACCCGGAGCGCGGGGCGGAGCCCGTCCCCTATCCGCGGGCCGGCCGCGCCAACGCCCGGGTCCGGGTCGGCGTCGTCCCGGCGCGCGGCGGCGAGACCACCTGGCTCGCCTGGGACGCGGAGCGCCACCCGTACCTCGCCGCCGTGGCCTGGGAGGAGGGCGCGCCGCTCTCGCTGGTGGTGCTCGACCGGGCCCAGCGCGAGGCCCTGCTGCTCGCCGCCGAGCCCGGCGGCCGGGTGCGGACCCTCCTCGCCGAGCGCGATCCGGCCTGGGTGAACGCCCGGCCCGGCTTCCCGCGCTGGCTCCCGGGCGGCGCCGGGTTCCTCTGGGTGACCGAGCGGCGCGGCGCGCCGGAGCTCGAGCTGCGGCGGCCCGACGGCGCCCTGGACCAGGTGCTCGTCCCCGCGAGCGGGCGCTTCGAGGCGCTCGCCGGCGTGGACCCCGCGACCAGGACCGTCTGGTTCACCGGCTCCCCCGACCCGACCGCCACCCGGCTCTACCGCGTCCGGCCCGGGAGCGCGGTCGAGCCGGTGGACTTCGCCGGCGAGGGCGCCGCCTGGCGCTCCGCGACCCTGGCGCGCGGCGGCGGCGCGCTCCTGGTCTCGACCGCGAGCTCGCGCCAGCAGCCGCGCCAGGTCGCCTTCCGCACCGACGGGACGCGCCTCGCCGAGCTGCCCTCGGTGGCCGAGGCGCCGCCGCTCCAGCCCACCACCGAGCTCCGGAGGGTGGGGGCCGGGCCGGGCTTCTACGCCGCCGTGACCCGGCCGCGCGACTTCCGTCCCGGCCAGAAGCTCCCGGTGGTGGTCCAGGTGTACGGCGGCCCGCACCACCGCGAGGTCCAGCAGGTCCCGAAGCTCCTCGACCAGTGGCTCGCCGACCAGGGGTTCCTGGTGGTGAGCTTCGACGGCCGGGGCACGCCCGGCCGCGGGCGGGACTTCGAGCGGGCCATCCAGGGGGACTTCGCCGGCCCGGCGCTCGACGATCAGGTCGCGGCCCTGAAGGCGCTCGCCGCCGAGCTGCCCGAGCTCGACCTGGCGCGGGTCGGCGCGACCGGCTGGAGCTTCGGCGGGTACCTGGCGGCGCTCGCCGTGCTGCGCCGCCCCGACGTCTTCCGGGCCGCGGTGGCCGGCGCGCCGGTGGCCGACTGGCGCGACTACGACACCTGCTACACCGAGCGGTACCTGGGGCTCCTGCCGGAGGCCGCCGCCGCCTACGACCGCAGCTCGCTCCTGACCTACGCCCCCGCCCTGGCGCGGCCGCTCCTGCTCGTGCACGGGACGGTGGACGACAACGTCTGGCTGTCGCACACCCTGAAGCTCTCCGACGCGCTCTTCCGGGCGGGGAAGCGCCACGAGGTGCTGCCGCTCTCGGGGCTCACGCACATGGTGCCCGACCCGGTGGTGACCGAGCGGCTGCAGGAGCGGATCGCCGGGTTCTTCCGGGAGCACCTCGAGGCGGGTGCGCGGCCGATCCACTGA
- a CDS encoding 1-acyl-sn-glycerol-3-phosphate acyltransferase: protein MDDASGSPSTARAAGAETSRGRGGLLDRWFRPVQVPEEAAGTLADLAARGSLVFVTRAAGLLNFLYLAWLLRRWNLPPLRAALGLRGPLPWLLRIRSSRASVEAALRGRQSTLVFLENGADPFPWLLDVQRRHAGAVFLVPALLLWSRRAKRLEGSFWDILYGSAERPSRFATLAAFVLNYKRALLRLGAPLDLSALIAERGGEPDALLGRKVRGALHHHLARQTRAVVGPALKSPRRMRDKILRDRSLRATMARVAQEAGRPAASVEAEAEKDLAEIASRYSPAFIELLRPILSRIFARLYDRVEVDAAGLARVKRAAAESPIVLCPSHKSHVDYLMLSWLFYVNGITPPHIAAGINLSFWPFGAIARRGGAFFIRRSMKGDRIYTATLRAYVKQLLRDGFPQEFYLEGGRSRTGKLLFPKTGLFSMEVDAWVEGAAQDVLFVPVAVDYERLMEGGSYARELAGGEKQKESLRGLLGTWKVLRRRYGRVYVRFSAPVSLRALAQERLGARAGALAPDEEGAAPASAAARSALPSTTGDKRELVQALANRVAFGIAQAITLTPVGLAATALLSHRRRGLSARELAARVDLLRAVAAQDGAPFAPDLQGAPSDPCRPGPMADALVRLSRERLVEVHEAAGEVIYRVVEEKRPVLDFYRNNVIHRYVSLALAAAAVRALGGDEAGQVRERARFLSRLLKLEFMYQSGLSFDEAFEASVDRLSRLGAVAAEGGRIAPGRDAAVLEFLSEMIRPYLEAYRVAGEAVLAAFSGPGRSAPGEGAPVALDRRALVREAMERGRAGFLSGHVALREALSKATLENAVEWLTQRGALAEAENGRLALDPQWREVELPSLLHEIGRHLGG, encoded by the coding sequence GTGGACGACGCCTCCGGTTCACCCTCCACCGCGCGCGCCGCGGGGGCCGAGACCTCGCGCGGACGCGGGGGGCTCCTCGACCGCTGGTTCCGGCCGGTGCAGGTGCCCGAGGAGGCGGCGGGCACGCTCGCCGACCTCGCCGCGCGGGGCAGCCTGGTCTTCGTGACGCGGGCGGCGGGCCTCCTCAACTTCCTCTACCTGGCCTGGCTGCTGCGGCGGTGGAACCTCCCGCCGCTCCGGGCGGCGCTCGGCCTGCGCGGCCCCCTCCCCTGGCTCCTGCGCATCCGCTCCAGCCGCGCCTCCGTCGAGGCGGCGCTCCGCGGCCGGCAGTCCACCCTGGTCTTCCTCGAGAACGGGGCCGATCCCTTCCCCTGGCTCCTCGACGTCCAGCGGCGGCACGCCGGCGCGGTCTTCCTCGTCCCCGCCCTCCTCCTCTGGAGCCGGCGCGCGAAGCGGCTCGAGGGGAGCTTCTGGGACATCCTCTACGGCTCCGCCGAGCGCCCCTCGCGCTTCGCCACGCTCGCCGCCTTCGTCCTCAACTACAAGCGCGCGCTGCTCCGGCTCGGGGCGCCGCTCGACCTCTCGGCGCTGATCGCCGAGCGGGGCGGCGAGCCGGACGCGCTGCTCGGCCGCAAGGTCCGCGGCGCCCTCCACCACCACCTCGCGCGGCAGACCCGGGCCGTGGTCGGCCCGGCGCTCAAGAGCCCCCGCCGGATGCGGGACAAGATCCTGCGCGACCGCTCGCTGCGGGCCACCATGGCGCGGGTCGCGCAGGAGGCGGGCCGGCCGGCCGCGAGCGTGGAGGCCGAGGCCGAGAAGGACCTCGCCGAGATCGCGAGCCGCTACAGTCCGGCGTTCATCGAGCTCCTGCGGCCGATCCTGTCGCGGATCTTCGCGCGGCTGTACGACCGGGTGGAGGTGGACGCGGCGGGGCTGGCGCGGGTCAAGCGCGCGGCGGCCGAGTCGCCCATCGTGCTCTGCCCGAGCCACAAGAGCCACGTCGACTACCTGATGCTCTCCTGGCTCTTCTACGTGAACGGCATCACGCCGCCGCACATCGCCGCCGGGATCAACCTCTCCTTCTGGCCCTTCGGCGCCATCGCCCGGCGCGGCGGCGCCTTCTTCATCCGCCGCAGCATGAAGGGCGACCGGATCTACACCGCCACCCTGCGCGCCTACGTGAAGCAGCTCCTGCGCGACGGCTTCCCGCAGGAGTTCTACCTGGAGGGCGGGCGCAGCCGGACCGGCAAGCTCCTCTTCCCCAAGACCGGCCTCTTCTCCATGGAGGTGGACGCCTGGGTCGAGGGGGCCGCCCAGGACGTGCTCTTCGTGCCGGTCGCGGTGGACTACGAGCGGCTCATGGAGGGCGGCAGCTACGCCCGCGAGCTCGCCGGGGGCGAGAAGCAGAAGGAGAGCCTCCGGGGGCTGCTCGGGACCTGGAAGGTGCTGCGCCGGCGCTACGGGCGCGTCTACGTCCGCTTCTCGGCGCCGGTGTCGCTGCGGGCGCTGGCGCAGGAGCGGCTCGGGGCCAGGGCCGGCGCGCTCGCGCCCGACGAGGAGGGGGCCGCCCCGGCGAGCGCCGCGGCCCGGTCCGCCCTCCCCTCCACCACCGGCGACAAGCGCGAGCTGGTGCAGGCCCTCGCCAACCGGGTGGCGTTCGGGATCGCGCAGGCCATCACGCTCACGCCGGTCGGGCTCGCCGCCACCGCCCTGCTCTCGCACCGGCGCCGCGGGCTCTCCGCGCGCGAGCTGGCGGCGCGGGTGGACCTCCTGCGCGCCGTCGCCGCCCAGGACGGCGCCCCGTTCGCGCCCGACCTGCAGGGCGCGCCGAGCGACCCCTGCCGCCCGGGGCCGATGGCCGACGCGCTCGTCCGGCTCTCCCGCGAGCGGCTGGTCGAGGTGCACGAGGCGGCGGGCGAGGTCATCTACCGGGTGGTGGAGGAGAAGCGGCCGGTCCTCGACTTCTACCGGAACAACGTCATCCACCGGTACGTGTCGCTCGCCCTGGCGGCCGCCGCGGTGCGCGCGCTCGGCGGGGACGAGGCCGGCCAGGTCCGGGAGCGGGCCCGCTTCCTCTCGCGGCTCCTCAAGCTCGAGTTCATGTACCAGTCGGGCCTCTCCTTCGACGAGGCCTTCGAGGCGAGCGTGGACCGCCTGTCCCGGCTCGGCGCGGTCGCCGCGGAGGGCGGCCGGATCGCGCCGGGAAGGGACGCCGCGGTCCTGGAGTTCCTCTCCGAGATGATCCGCCCGTACCTCGAGGCCTACCGCGTGGCGGGCGAGGCGGTGCTGGCGGCGTTCAGCGGCCCGGGCCGGAGCGCGCCGGGCGAGGGCGCGCCGGTCGCGCTCGACCGCAGGGCGCTCGTGCGCGAGGCCATGGAGCGCGGGCGCGCCGGCTTCCTCTCCGGGCACGTCGCGCTGCGCGAGGCGCTCTCGAAGGCGACGCTCGAGAACGCGGTGGAGTGGCTGACGCAGCGCGGCGCGCTGGCGGAGGCCGAGAACGGCCGCCTGGCGCTCGATCCGCAGTGGCGCGAAGTGGAGTTGCCCAGTCTTCTTCACGAGATCGGACGTCACCTCGGCGGGTAA
- a CDS encoding acetyl-CoA hydrolase/transferase family protein — protein MADKSRILNKSLQSKVMSAEEAASLIPNGAVVGMSGFTGAGYPKAVPVALAKRAVDERLKGAKFKINVLSGASTGPELDQAMGLTEAVAFRFPYQGDAVMREKINAGIVEYQDMHLSHAGTHVRNGFYGKVNFAVIEVTKIREDGSLVYSSSVGANNIYLEQAEKIILEVNSWQDERLEGMHDIISINQPYGDRKPIDVWAADSRNGSPYQTIDVSKVVAIVETDCADRNAPFKAPEAVHKAIAGHILDFLANEVKQGRLPKNLTPLQSGVGNIANAVLVGLNEGPFEKMTSYTEVIQDGMLDMLDSGKLTVASATAFSVSPEGQVRFNNNIERYRKQIILRPQEISNHPEVIRRLGCIAMNGLVEADIYGHVNSTHIAGKGIENGIGGSGDFARNAAISIFMTPATAKDGKISCIVPFATHIDHTEHDVSVIVTEHGLADLRGKSPKQRAKEIVEKCAAPEYKPLLNDYMKRAFASPSAGRQSPHLFEEAFSWHSRLLKTGDMRPKK, from the coding sequence ATGGCGGATAAGTCCCGGATCCTGAACAAATCTCTCCAGAGCAAGGTCATGTCGGCGGAGGAAGCCGCCAGCCTCATCCCGAACGGCGCCGTCGTGGGCATGAGCGGCTTCACCGGCGCGGGCTACCCGAAGGCGGTGCCGGTCGCGCTCGCGAAGCGGGCCGTGGACGAGCGGCTCAAGGGGGCCAAGTTCAAGATCAACGTGCTGTCGGGCGCCTCCACCGGCCCGGAGCTCGACCAGGCCATGGGCCTCACCGAGGCCGTCGCCTTCCGCTTCCCCTACCAGGGCGACGCGGTGATGCGCGAGAAGATCAACGCCGGCATCGTCGAGTACCAGGACATGCACCTCTCGCACGCGGGCACCCACGTGCGGAACGGCTTCTACGGCAAGGTGAACTTCGCCGTCATCGAGGTGACCAAGATCCGCGAGGACGGGTCGCTCGTGTACTCGTCGTCGGTCGGCGCCAACAACATCTACCTGGAGCAGGCCGAGAAGATCATCCTCGAGGTCAACTCCTGGCAGGACGAGCGGCTGGAGGGGATGCACGACATCATCTCCATCAACCAGCCCTACGGCGACCGGAAGCCCATCGACGTCTGGGCCGCCGACTCGCGCAACGGCTCCCCCTACCAGACCATCGACGTCTCCAAGGTGGTGGCGATCGTCGAGACCGACTGCGCCGACCGGAACGCGCCCTTCAAGGCGCCCGAGGCGGTGCACAAGGCCATCGCCGGCCACATCCTCGACTTCCTCGCCAACGAGGTGAAGCAGGGCCGCCTGCCGAAGAACCTCACCCCGCTGCAGTCGGGCGTGGGCAACATCGCGAACGCCGTGCTCGTCGGCCTCAACGAGGGCCCGTTCGAGAAGATGACGAGCTACACCGAGGTCATCCAGGACGGCATGCTCGACATGCTCGACTCGGGCAAGCTCACGGTGGCGAGCGCCACCGCCTTCTCGGTCTCCCCCGAGGGGCAGGTGCGCTTCAACAACAACATCGAGCGCTACCGCAAGCAGATCATCCTGCGCCCGCAGGAGATCTCGAACCACCCCGAGGTCATCCGCCGCCTCGGCTGCATCGCGATGAACGGGCTCGTCGAGGCCGACATCTACGGCCACGTGAACTCGACGCACATCGCCGGCAAGGGCATCGAGAACGGCATCGGCGGCTCGGGCGACTTCGCCCGCAACGCGGCCATCTCGATCTTCATGACGCCGGCCACCGCCAAGGACGGCAAGATCTCCTGCATCGTGCCGTTCGCGACGCACATCGACCACACCGAGCACGACGTCTCGGTGATCGTGACCGAGCACGGCCTCGCCGACCTCCGCGGCAAGAGCCCCAAGCAGCGCGCCAAGGAGATCGTCGAGAAGTGCGCGGCCCCCGAGTACAAGCCGCTGCTCAACGACTACATGAAGCGCGCCTTCGCGAGCCCCAGCGCCGGCCGCCAGAGCCCGCACCTCTTCGAGGAGGCGTTCTCCTGGCACAGCCGCCTGCTCAAGACCGGCGACATGCGCCCGAAGAAGTAG